From Erigeron canadensis isolate Cc75 chromosome 5, C_canadensis_v1, whole genome shotgun sequence:
AGGCAATTATGTGGGGAAGAAAATACTACAAAGATGATAATTTcaagaggttggtgaagatcaagacTGAGTTTGATCCTGATAATTTTTTCAGACATGAACAAAGTATTCCAATTCTTCCACACTAATTAAAATGGATACTTTCTTTGCTTTTCCCTGTATGCGAGTAACATGTGATCATAGTGGCTACACGAAAAGGATGGGGGAATATGTTGGATCAAGATCCTCTCAGCTTGGTTTTCAACATGATGTATTATGTTAAACGTTTTGTGTGAGAGAGAAATAAATGACGCCTTTACCGTGGGTCatctattttataaattatatcttCACAAAACACCTAACATAATAGGTCTATGTTAAAAACCAACTTGAAAGGATCTTGATCCGGATATGCCACAGCTCAAAATTAGTTTCAAATTAAAATGCTATTTTCAAGTTCATTTCAAAACACAAAACAATGAGCTAGGTTTTACCCTGCCGCTACGTTTTTGCCTATTTATTAAATTAGGATATAGTATGATTACAAAGGTGATAAAGGTTAACACATGAATTCGAATGTGACGTTCTTATGTCACGGACCAGCGATATAGACGGAGCAGATACGCAACATATCATGGATCAGCTCTCTTTTGCCATCAAAGCATATAATTACATGCAGCATTGTGTTTCATAAACTAAATATaacttgaatctcatcaatcaTTCCAAAAGACAAAAGGTTAGTTTTGAGCATCATCAGCAGAATGGCCACCTCATTATATAAGCTACTTCATCGGAATTGCATGATAATATTGTAAAGCAATTAATCGGGCAACATCTGAACTAAAACGGTTaatgtattaaaatatatatagccaaagataaatatatatcgCCAGGCAGGCGTACGACATACATACATCTTCCAAATTGCAGTCCGGACAAGAGGATACTTGACataaaaaataacttgaaaaaaagtataatatcaTTGAAcaagagaaattatcacaaatcatccttgtggtttgctcgattcgcattttgatccctgtgcttttttttttatcattaggtgtCCCTGTACTTTTCCTTTTCATTGCTAGTCGTCCCTACCACTAACCACCGTTAGTTTTCatccgttaaacccctcatgtgccctcatgtgcaatgcacatgatgGCCTTTTCGTCCAGTTTATAACcacagggactatttgtgataaaacatctttaagggactatttgtaataaaagacaaaaacttCTCATCTTCCTCCCTCTCTCACTCCCACCACCATCCAAACTTCTGGTCACCATCACAGCCTCCTTCCGCCGCTCTTTTTTACCATAAAAAACTCCGGCCATCATCCCGAACAACATAGGGTTTCATCTTTAACCCTAAGCCTTAATTACTTAATCACAACCACAGAACCGTCACTGCTGCTGATGCTCCGCCACTCTACCGTCGTCGTTGTTGCTGTTTCGTTTTCCGGCGGTGGCAGGTGGTTGTTCTCGGTTTCCGGGGAACTTTTCCGGCGGTGGCGGGTGGTGGTTCTCGTTTTCCGGCGAACTTTTCCGGCGATAACAGGTGGTGGTCGGGCGAAGAATGGTGGTCGGAGTTGTGTGGGAAAAGGaatacaaagattttttttaatccaatgtttttattacaaatagttCCTGTGGTTATGAACTTGATGATTATACCCtaatgtgcattgcacatgaggggtttaacggagcAAAACTAACGGTTGTTAGTGTTAGGACGGTTGACAATGAAAATGAATAGTACAGGGACacctaataataaaaaaaatcaaatggaTGAAAATGCGAATCAATTTGCACTTTTTAGTATCTCAAATTGATGTACATGTTACAGCTATATTTGAACTCACCTGAATAATCAAGTTGAAATTGTGGgtatatatagagaaagaagTGACACTCATAAGCTGAGTTTTGTTCTCCACATCTCTCCAATGACTTTCTTAGGTGTAGGATCATCCGGTCCTCTATCTCGTTGTCCTGAGGTGAAGTACAACCATCCATCCCAGAACCCAACCAATGTGGTTTTCACACGATAAGGAAGCTTCCCAATGACCAACCATTTCtgcaaaataaaaattttacatcAGCGGCATGATCAAGTTCTCAACCCCAAGTACAGAAACCATTATATTACTGTCACTATACAATCTGCACCTCAATGTAAGACcgtaaaaaatattttaggaatAACATAAAAACAAATCAAGGAAATGGTTCATACACATTTAGGagatttcaaaaacattttgctCATTACTATAGCCACCCTTAACCCAGCCATATACATATCACCTTTTGCTTGCTAATAAAAAAATCAAGCCCGAGAAGGGAAGATACAGAGATAATGACAAAAAAAGGAATAACAACTAATTCTGTCAGATGATGAAAGAGATGGAAACAGTCTATCCAGCAAGAATTCATCAAGCGAAGTTATGTCCTACCCAACTTTTTTTCCTCATATTGACAACCTAACAGTTCAATCAGCCTGAGCCAGCTTACTGTATTTAGTACGACCCGCAAGTCACTATTCAAATACCTTAACTAAACAACCAGACTCGGCATAATCATAGCAAGAGTTCAATCAAATCCAAGAACTCATTTGATCTCAAAAAGAGAGTTGCAACGGCCGCGGGTGACCCGGGTTGGAGGAAGTAGCATATGTTGAACTAGCCTTCATTAGTTGGTATGATATCTTTTCTGACAAGTTTTGATTGGGCGTTAAATTGATGATGAGTATACAAATACTCTCGCGTAGTCTCTAAAACATAATGATCATGTCAGCTATTCATTCCCATGGCTCTATATTCTTATGAATTACAAAACTGAAGCTTCAATaagattatatattttctttcatttttcttatctCCACATTGGAGTTGAAAATGTGACGATTATGCCACCAAAGCCAGTCACGCGGCTTTAAGCTTTTTAGATGAATAAACTATCATGGATTAGTCATAATGATTTGACATGATACTTGATCAGTTGATTGTACACAAGGCTGATGCCTGAACAGGACAAGATAGCGAAATCGTGTGTAGGTTCGTGTATTTTGATACTTAATTgctatatatactttataagcTACAAAACTCAGCTTGGACAAGAAAAGAGCAAAAACAGAACCAAATCAGAAGAATCGACAGCTGGGCCAAAAACTGCCTATGTTCTCCTTACATTTTGGACATCTGATCTTCTATTTCAACCTAAGGGATAGGGTTTTCAAATCTTAAGAGCATATTACGGGCGACTTGGCGATTTTGATAGACAAGAAAAAGAGGAGAAGATCAAGCTTCAAGTATTTCAATCATATATAAGGTTCAGGGTTACGCTTTCAGTTTCCATCGATAGAAATATGATTTCCCAACACTTCATGTaaagttttgattatttataCCCCAACTGTGTGGGATTAATCCTTcattgttttacttgaagaagAGAAACTCTGGCATTTAGGATTTCTATTTATGCTCTTGATCATTAATACATTTATAATCATagtgttatatatttttagctTTCCATAGAATCATATTTCTCTTGCCATGACTGGTTCATTCCTATCATGCTGGCCAACTTTGATTTTGCATTGTTCATTTATAGATGTTCAGTactctctgttttttttttaatatgagacTAGCCAGGTAATTGGGTTACGAGTTATTGCAAATTGAATCTAAAGGTGTGTACAATTGCATTATACCGGTATTGGATATCCTTAATGTGAGGTGGTTGCTATGTAGGTTTAGATATTGGGACCAAAGAGTCTATTTTACAAAAGCTTAAGTCATCAAGGTACATGTATTTACGATCATCAGCATTGAACCCCACTAGAGGGATTCTAATTTGAATGAATACCTCCATCATCGCCATTTTATCCTACTGCTATCTACATTAGTTTAATTGGCTTAAATCTACTTTAACACAAATCGAAACCTCTTTAATAGGCTAAAATTGGAAGTTTATACGCTCCATTCTTAGAGATATCTGACACTTGCCAAAAACCAACGATTACATGATAGCTACACTTGCCTACTCATTTACTGATCCATAACTTAACGTTAAAATATTCTACTTTGTTAACATGCTGGATATCTATCAACATAACTATCTtctttttggaaaacaaaaaatagtaTAACGAGCTGAAAGATTTGAAGTTCCTGATGTTGTCACATAGTGATGAAGACACTCTAGGCGTATTTCTAGCAAGTACTGAGGGTGGTCCAAATTTAGAGTGTAAGCATGCAAATGTAACTTCAGCCATCCAGAGATCCCAAAGGAAAATAAATAGTAAATTACATCTTACCAAAGTATCCAATTGAAACTGGAAGACTTCTCCAACCAGGATCATCTTCTTGGTTTCAGGGTGCTTCTCCGTAGTGCCGCCGGCAATAATAATAGAATTGTTGACAACTGCCCAAGCAAACTCTATGTGTGAGTCAGGCTTTGGCATGGAAGGTAAAACCTTCCACTTCATCTCATCATCTAACATGTAAACATCACTATATACTACCTGTCCCAATTGCAAAGCTTTTATCAGAAAAGGTTGACTAGTAGTAGAGAGCAAAGAGGATACTAAATACGGAAACCAAATTACCTCGTTTCTCCGAGAACACTTGAATATAGGCGAATTTGGTTTGGCCATAAAATCACCTTCTTGACCACCAATCATATATAACCGGTCATCCACCACGATACAAGCCCTAAAACAAAGTATAGAGATGCAAAAACATATCAATTTATGCATTAGAAGATATCAGGATACAAGGTTTTACTAAATATGTTGCAAAAATATCCACAAAAGACAAAACGCAGCAAGTTACCAATAACAATATAATCACACAATGATGGAGAAATGATTTAACAGATAATCTAGTTACTCGAATTTTATAGCATGGGTTTGACAATAGGTTTGTTCTATAGGTTATTTCAGTTAGTTACAGTATTATTTCATGCACTATCCGCAAATTAAGGTTAAGACACAAGTGTAAAATACACAAGTTAATTCCCGGATCTGATTTCATATTTTAAAGTAATGAAACGACCCTTCTTGAGGAGCATCCACAGAATTTTACATGATACATTCGAAAGACTATATCTTTACAAAGATCTGATAGCACTGATGTGATCCCTAATGCTAACAATGGCAGGTGCCTTGTATGTTGGGCTACCCACTTCCCTACAAGTAACTAAAAATGCATATAGAAACTGCAATTAGATACCTGTGGGGGCCACCACGAGGTATGGGCATTTCAGTTCTCCATTCCTTCTCTAGAACTTTCCCATCCTTGACAGCAATGCTCCAATGATCTACTCCTACTGTATATCGATCTTCTTTGCTGCCCCCCATCACATGAAGCCTACCTCTCCAAAGTTGAGTTGCCGGTGCATACCTGACATTAAAAAAAGGGAATATGTTGAGCATGTTCTCCAATAATGTAAAACCTGAGTTGTTCGCATTTAAACACAAAAAAGGTGGTCTAAAAAGAATCCAACAATGACGTGAATTATTCTAGGGGAAATATCTTTCTGATCAAAGTAGATACCTAGGGACTGGTAAAGGGGGCATGTCCTGCCATTTCTTGGTCTTGGTGTCTAGCACAAATGTATGTGCGGTTGGGCCTCTACACTGTGGACCATATTGTCCAgtaacaatataaatatatcttcCATCTGTCACCATTCCTAAATGTGAATGCGCCATTTCTTTTGGCATATCAAATCTATCTCCCCATGTGTTGCTTGTAAAATTGTAAACATCAACATGAGAGTGAACCTGCCAAGCAAGCAACAGGTTGGGTTAGCGTTTGTTTGTGACAATGAAACAGTAAAAATTTGAATATCTCACAAGATCAATAGTTCCATATCCAGCAAAAACGAAGAGCTGATCATTGATCTGAATTGCAGCACCATCAAGACGAGGAACGGGTGAGTCGGCCATCTTGTCCCAATGTAGTTGTGGCCCAGGCAAATCAGCAAAAGTTTTAGATAGTAATCTCCCCGCATGTATACCATCTTTTTTATTATCAACGCTTACCCCCTGCACCACCTCCTGTCGATtgtatacgaatgaataccaaCAACTAACTGTAAACTGAAATAGAGACAGAAAAAGAAAGAACCTTGGTATTGGGAGCAGGAGAAGAGTAGTAAGGGATGAGTTGTAGATCGGCAATAAGTGCTACTCCAACAACAAGCCCAATCACGCATATTAATACCAACTTGGTAACGCTCAACGCTTTCctactattattataattattctttCCCCTCACTACCATCGCCCGACTCTGCTGGTGTactgtttttcattttcaaaacacACAACAAATAAAAGCCTGTCAATCAATGTATTCTTTTATACCAGTTAACATTTTTAGGTCCTAAAAtcccaaattatatatatatttaacaataCATTTAGGATTCTTTGAAGTAGTGATTAAGGGTTTAGTGATGATTAGGAATTGGGAACACAATGGAtaactatattatataattattatcattaaaaaaaaaggaaataaaatggGGACACATACATACAATGAATCACTACTCGTACCTAGCTAGCTTAAGGTAAACTGCACATTGTCATTACATTGGCTAAGAATCTTACTTTATAATTCctttattttatcatatataatatGCGTATGAaacaagaaaggaaaaaaaaaaccaacaagATAAATAGATAGATCTAATAAGAGAAGAAAGAGTAGCAAAACCTGGTCTGAAGTACAAGAAATCAAATCTCAAGGAAGGAGTAAGAGCGGTTTTCAATCAATTTCTTCTTGTCTTGGTGTAGATATATGTATCTAGTAGTCTTTTCTAAATCAATCAGCAAAACCACCCACCCACACacccttttctttctttctttctttcactcTCTGTATTGGGAGGGATATATAGAGCATAAATATGACACCCCCCACCGACTATTCATACGGGTGGGTCATATATAgtattttctaacttttttttttattattaatcaattttttttaaaaaaatgctaTTTCTTTTAatctaataaatataaactaataatactCTTATATTATTAAAGCAACTATTTTTTTagtacttttaaaataaaaaaaaactatttttctagcatataaaataactattattatattctttatatataagtgTCTAGCAATCCACACCATCACTTGATTCAAAAGTAAGTGTATCGGTTAAAATACTTAACAGCATAGATCAACCAGGTGGATTATGTAATGGCGTCAAACTTTAAGTAAGGAAACTTAGTGAGTAGGTTAACAAAACTTGGATACTTTTTGATAGCAATACTCGGAATTTATTATCAACAATGATTATCAACAAGTTATATGTTACCTCTTCGATAGTGAAAAACAAACACTCGTTGATAGTTTTTGTagcatcccaaactttttatttaacggttgactcgggtcgttaagtcaacattacgtgtccgttaagcctataaatgatttaatgactatatgtgtttaatgtgttatatgtgtcaagctttagtgccttaatgattaatgtgctaaagtgcttaagatatgttttatatgccttttgatgtgcttaaagtgtttaatgtgttgtaagtattcccaataggtgttttgagctaaatatgagccataaggaagcctaaggactagttttgacataggtggaaactaaaaaacgggattagggtcttggagcaggtcattagcttctaattactcatattatccttttctctttgagccctaaccattccccattgccataaccaattccttgttcgatttcatcttcgtttggttgattcgagagtgttttgatcaagtttttgtatcctctttgtaatctccaggtattcaaggtataataacattgattttatgtcatttcaatcatataatcagatccataactggtctaggttattagaagatcaattgatgtcaaaaacgtgtgttttgatcgattcggtaacctaaaacgtttaattatgtgatgcaaatcaagtaaggattaatcaatgatttcattgcatcattatcgtcttaaaatggtgaattttgaggtacaaaagtcgttcataaggtctggggtcgtttggggtgtgtttggttaagttttggaggttaaacaatgagttttgtgcagaaccaggactagctgcggcgcaactggaaaccagtgacacatagctgcgacgcaacttggtagttgcgacgcaatagcgacggaattttcaaatggccataacttttgaaccgtaactccgtttttgacaaataagatatccatggaatcgtgagagagtctactttctaatggaaatgtttttgaaagatgattgtaatgtcaagtttccagaaaggttaatttagtgagtgtatcctgagtttcgtcgagttatgtaagctttaaagtattaatcgaatgtccgatgcatcaagcattgtcatgagtcatgtttataggtatttagacgtgagtcatgaccataagtgagtgggtatttattagcttattatgtcgtttaatgattaaaggtagtcgggaatacttgcaaagatcggtaacttacgttatcatttgttgtgtgcttctacgaggtaagatacactactttgacatactgagggttcaacaaaagatggttttcatataataatatcccaaatggtatcttgtttgcttatgggtattcgggattatacgggaggtaatatgggctatgtagatgcatataaaagcctgaaatgctaccccaatgatacgtattgctatgagatgttatgtatgcttaatagatgatatgatatgaaatgatgtacgatctaagaggataaatgttatgcaatgttgtaatgatatacgatatgcaatgatatatgaagatgtacgtgatgtaacaatgtatgcgatgtgatgatatgaaatgaaacgctatgaaatgtgatgtatgatgatgatatgtgaaatgtgcatgattacatggcttgttcatctagttcactagacttattaagttgccatgacacgtgcacgtttaagggcccaaacgtaaaagatgtatatgtgatgattgtttaggttgtgtaaacacctaaactatatgtgatgtgaaatcgagctcgtaaatttgatgtgaaagtgttaagcttaacccgtacttgccctagcccggttaagtgcgttgatgtggttgcttgggtggctccttgcaacatggtacaacgtgaagagtaatacgggaggtcttaccaaccacattgtcattgaacatacggattactcctggattggcttgccattccttaacgacattgatgtactactgaatggtggttcatctagtcgggtgcgacttatgtcacacttaacgagatgcatatgttatatgagatgcgtgacttttgtcacaattataaagatgttcaaatgtgatatgtgatgatgcaaaagatgactaggcacatttaggatgacccatcctaatatgaaagatgttgatgctatgatatgtatgtgagatgatatgttgatgatatgtgccttaacgacttaatatgacttttatataatgttttaaatggacaaacgttttataaaccatgtgttatcttacttagctaattcgttagctaacacttgctcttttaaaatgtgttgtgccctcaggtccaacaatagtgagcaggtagatgtgtgaagatgtgaggcatgggtagatgatcttgaagctagctATAGATTACCCaaagtggctgctcgctttagacatttgctttatgtttaaatattaatgacttgtattgataatgtactcggttgtttaatgttgggcaaccgatagatttccatttagacttattttgatgatatggctagtaacaccatttaatgaataaaccaaacagattttactggtttggacttttaaagttaattccgcttcttttaacgccgttaggcaaaagtttttggaaatccttatttttaaacgatGGGTGTTACAGTTTTGATTTTGGGTAGTGATGTCCCACTTACGAACACCACAGAAAATGTTGTTTTAAGAAGGTTTTGAGTCATCTATAATTccttttatacttatatttaatCATGATTTAGTTTCAATCAGTTTTGTAACTTTTCTTATGTAATAAATTCtatgttccttcaatttgcggATGTCTTTATTactgattttttatttttcaatccATACGAAATGTCTATTTATTATATACAACTATTCACTTTTTGTTATAACAACATTTTTTTGTATGTAATATACGATGAATTACATAGAAAATAAATAGACCGGTGCAACGCACGAGGTTCACCTGGTATAAACTAATAATACTCCTAAAAACCTTTGATATATATCATTTGATTAAAGATTTCAAACATGATTAAAGTTTCAAATATGATTAAAGATATACcaacaaaaagatatatatcatttgatatattaacttttatatgatataagattttaaaatttaaatcatGGGATGATATCAATATAGTAATTAGGCGGATAgacctttatattttatttaatagaacGTGACAAACTTTCCTATATTTAACTAagagaaaatattttaaaacttagTTGACATTATTAGTTAATcgttacataaaaaaaaagataaatgagtGGGAACCTTCTGGTCCCATGTACCGAATAGGTACCTTGAATCACTACCGCATAGACTACAGCCCGACGACTCCCAGAAAAATAGATGGGACAGAATCTGCTTAGCAAGGATTTGAACCCGCGCCTTTTAGCTCCCTAGAAT
This genomic window contains:
- the LOC122599437 gene encoding kelch repeat-containing protein At3g27220-like isoform X1, encoding MVVRGKNNYNNSRKALSVTKLVLICVIGLVVGVALIADLQLIPYYSSPAPNTKEEVVQGVSVDNKKDGIHAGRLLSKTFADLPGPQLHWDKMADSPVPRLDGAAIQINDQLFVFAGYGTIDLVHSHVDVYNFTSNTWGDRFDMPKEMAHSHLGMVTDGRYIYIVTGQYGPQCRGPTAHTFVLDTKTKKWQDMPPLPVPRYAPATQLWRGRLHVMGGSKEDRYTVGVDHWSIAVKDGKVLEKEWRTEMPIPRGGPHRACIVVDDRLYMIGGQEGDFMAKPNSPIFKCSRRNEVVYSDVYMLDDEMKWKVLPSMPKPDSHIEFAWAVVNNSIIIAGGTTEKHPETKKMILVGEVFQFQLDTLKWLVIGKLPYRVKTTLVGFWDGWLYFTSGQRDRGPDDPTPKKVIGEMWRTKLSL
- the LOC122599437 gene encoding kelch repeat-containing protein At3g27220-like isoform X2 — protein: MVVRGKNNYNNSRKALSVTKLVLICVIGLVVGVALIADLQLIPYYSSPAPNTKEVVQGVSVDNKKDGIHAGRLLSKTFADLPGPQLHWDKMADSPVPRLDGAAIQINDQLFVFAGYGTIDLVHSHVDVYNFTSNTWGDRFDMPKEMAHSHLGMVTDGRYIYIVTGQYGPQCRGPTAHTFVLDTKTKKWQDMPPLPVPRYAPATQLWRGRLHVMGGSKEDRYTVGVDHWSIAVKDGKVLEKEWRTEMPIPRGGPHRACIVVDDRLYMIGGQEGDFMAKPNSPIFKCSRRNEVVYSDVYMLDDEMKWKVLPSMPKPDSHIEFAWAVVNNSIIIAGGTTEKHPETKKMILVGEVFQFQLDTLKWSVIGELPYCVKTTLVGFWDGWLYFTSGKRDRGPDDPTPNKKVIGEMWRTKLRL